The sequence CACGATATGTGCGACACTGAAGAGAATGACTTACGCCCGCCAGTTGTTCGATCAAATTCCCAACCCCAATATTGCACTATGGAACTCGATGTTTCGTGGGTATGCCCAGAGCGAGTCGTACAGAGAAgtggtatttttgttttttcagatGAAGGGTATGGACATACGGCCCAATTGCTTCACCTTCCCTGTTGTTCTGAAATCTTGTGGGAGGATCAATGCATTGATTGAAGGAGAACAAGTGCATTGTTTCTTGATCAAGTGTGGTTTTAGGGGAAACCCGTTTGTGGGCACTACATTGATTGATATGTATTCGGCTGGTGGAACGGTTGGGGATGCTTACAAGATTTTCTGTGAAATGTTTGAGAGGAATGTAGTTGCATGGACTTCGATGATTAATGGGTATATTTTGTCTGGTGATCTGGTTTCCGCACGTCGCCTTTTTGACTTGGCGCCAGAGCGTGATGTTGTGCTGTGGAACATTATGGTTTCAGGGTACATTGAAGGTGGGGACATGGTTGAGGCGCGCAAGCTCTTCAATGAGATGCCAAATCGAGATTTGATGTTTTGGAACACTGTATTGAAGGGTTATGCTACCAATGGGAATGTTGAAGCTCTTGAGGGGCTGTTCGAAGAGATGCCGGAGAGAAACATTTTTTCTTGGAACGCATTGATTGGAGGGTATGCTCATAATGGCCTTTTCTTTGAAGTTttaggtacctttaaaaggatGTTGAGTGAGTCTGATGTGCCTCCTAATGATGCCACTCTTGTGACAGTGTTGTCTGCTTGTGCAAGATTAGGAGCTCTTGATTTGGGCAAGTGGGTACATGTATATGCAGAGAGTAATGGGTTGAAGGGCAATGTTTATGTTGGGAATGCTTTGATGGATATGTATGCAAAATGTGGGATCATAGAAAATGCAATTTCAGTGTTCCGGGGCATGGACACAAAAGATTTGATCTCCTGGAACACCTTAATTGGAGGCTTAGCGATGCATAGCCGTGGGGCTGAtgccttaaatttgttttttcagaTGAAGAATGCTGGACAAAAGCCAGATGGTATCACCTTCATAGGCATCTTGTGTGCTTGTACGCATATGGGTCTAGTTGAAGATGGGTTTGCATATTTTCAATCAATGGCCGATGATTATTTAATCATGCCTCAAATTGAGCATTATGGTTGTATGGTTGATATGCTAGCACGAGCAGGTCGTTTAGAACAGGCTATGGCTTTTGTCAGGAAGATGCCTGTGGAAGCTGATGGTGTCATATGGGCTGGTTTACTTGGGGCCTGCAGGATTTACAAGAATGTTGAGTTGGCTGAACTGGCTCTTCAACGGCTGATTGAACTCGAACCAAAAAACCCTGCAAATTATGTCATGTTGTCCAATATATATGGGGATGCAGGCAGATGGGAAGATGTGGCCCGGCTAAAAGTTGCAATGAGAGATACAGGGTTTAAAAAATT is a genomic window of Vitis riparia cultivar Riparia Gloire de Montpellier isolate 1030 chromosome 1, EGFV_Vit.rip_1.0, whole genome shotgun sequence containing:
- the LOC117906833 gene encoding pentatricopeptide repeat-containing protein At1g08070, chloroplastic; amino-acid sequence: MTYARQLFDQIPNPNIALWNSMFRGYAQSESYREVVFLFFQMKGMDIRPNCFTFPVVLKSCGRINALIEGEQVHCFLIKCGFRGNPFVGTTLIDMYSAGGTVGDAYKIFCEMFERNVVAWTSMINGYILSGDLVSARRLFDLAPERDVVLWNIMVSGYIEGGDMVEARKLFNEMPNRDLMFWNTVLKGYATNGNVEALEGLFEEMPERNIFSWNALIGGYAHNGLFFEVLGTFKRMLSESDVPPNDATLVTVLSACARLGALDLGKWVHVYAESNGLKGNVYVGNALMDMYAKCGIIENAISVFRGMDTKDLISWNTLIGGLAMHSRGADALNLFFQMKNAGQKPDGITFIGILCACTHMGLVEDGFAYFQSMADDYLIMPQIEHYGCMVDMLARAGRLEQAMAFVRKMPVEADGVIWAGLLGACRIYKNVELAELALQRLIELEPKNPANYVMLSNIYGDAGRWEDVARLKVAMRDTGFKKLPGCSLIEVNDAVVEFYSLDERHPQIEEIYGVLRGLVKVLRSFGYVPDLTGAGRGT